A section of the Candidatus Methylacidiphilales bacterium genome encodes:
- a CDS encoding MotA/TolQ/ExbB proton channel family protein — MNFLFPLPLASAGLVFAFEHSNVAGKVVILLLSLGSIFSWSVMVTKFVFLRNARIETKLFLKRYRNSRYPLEIYAEQKRYSVSPMAAIYQAGSDELAFHLLGSTEVDETFQARLHSADPVDATAMASVRSAMERAVGEEMLKLDSQLILLATAVSGAPFLGLLGTVWGVMDAFSGVAQAGQASLGALAPGVSGALITTVTGLVVAIPAMFGYNYLITSVRGMTVQMENFAAECAADFEHRYLKART, encoded by the coding sequence ATGAATTTTTTGTTTCCCCTGCCGCTGGCCAGCGCGGGACTTGTCTTCGCATTCGAACATTCCAACGTCGCAGGCAAGGTTGTCATTCTCCTGCTTTCATTGGGCTCGATCTTCAGTTGGTCGGTCATGGTCACCAAGTTCGTCTTCCTGCGCAATGCGCGCATTGAAACAAAACTATTTCTCAAACGCTACCGCAACTCCCGCTATCCGCTGGAAATCTACGCCGAACAAAAACGCTACAGCGTCTCTCCGATGGCCGCCATCTACCAGGCCGGCTCGGATGAACTCGCCTTTCATTTGCTGGGTTCAACAGAAGTTGATGAAACCTTCCAGGCCCGGCTCCATTCAGCCGACCCGGTCGATGCCACCGCCATGGCCTCCGTGCGCTCTGCCATGGAGCGCGCTGTCGGCGAGGAAATGCTCAAGCTGGATTCCCAACTCATCCTTCTGGCCACGGCTGTCAGCGGCGCCCCTTTCCTGGGATTGCTCGGCACGGTCTGGGGCGTGATGGACGCTTTCAGCGGTGTCGCCCAGGCCGGACAGGCAAGCCTCGGAGCCCTGGCGCCCGGCGTGTCCGGCGCCCTGATCACCACCGTCACCGGTCTGGTGGTCGCCATCCCCGCCATGTTCGGCTACAATTATCTTATCACCAGCGTGCGCGGAATGACCGTGCAAATGGAAAACTTTGCCGCGGAATGCGCGGCGGATTTTGAGCACCGCTACCTCAAAGCACGGACATGA
- a CDS encoding energy transducer TonB has translation MKSASHEISPKTLCWVGAAHVLLLLILALSGKLFQSEPREDFIPLVGLPDQINPREGAPALEGSKQTAGPTNPAPNPHEPVPAPEPIRQIQPTPTPTPTVTPPEPTPPQPVVEQKQPEPLPPVKNDVPDLAPAPVKPPKTEKVKAPVKIDLDHVVTRKAENPNPPGNPAAPHTPKGGSSVSANQVENTLARALGSTSGVHGGTGDSGTPGVPGGSVAGDEYRTLIKITLEKHWTSPSDDPALSTVVRIRILGDGSVLFLGIQTPSGNQAFDDSVVHAVNATKRMPYPPPASLAHPDYTTTVRFRLND, from the coding sequence ATGAAATCCGCCAGCCACGAAATTTCGCCCAAAACCCTCTGCTGGGTTGGCGCGGCTCATGTCCTGCTGCTCCTGATACTTGCGCTGAGCGGAAAGTTATTTCAAAGCGAACCCAGGGAGGATTTTATTCCCCTCGTCGGCCTTCCGGACCAGATCAATCCAAGGGAAGGCGCGCCCGCTCTGGAAGGTTCCAAACAAACCGCCGGCCCCACAAATCCTGCACCCAACCCGCACGAACCCGTTCCAGCGCCCGAGCCGATCCGCCAGATTCAGCCAACCCCCACGCCCACTCCAACTGTAACGCCGCCCGAGCCCACTCCCCCGCAACCCGTTGTTGAACAAAAACAACCCGAACCTCTTCCGCCCGTAAAAAACGACGTTCCAGACCTGGCCCCCGCGCCCGTCAAACCCCCCAAAACAGAAAAAGTCAAAGCCCCGGTCAAAATCGACCTGGATCATGTTGTCACCCGCAAAGCTGAAAATCCAAATCCGCCAGGCAACCCCGCCGCGCCACACACTCCAAAGGGCGGATCGTCTGTTAGCGCCAACCAGGTGGAGAACACGCTGGCCCGGGCGCTGGGATCCACCAGCGGAGTTCATGGGGGAACAGGCGACAGCGGGACACCCGGCGTTCCGGGCGGATCCGTTGCCGGCGACGAATACCGCACCCTGATCAAAATCACGCTTGAAAAGCACTGGACCTCGCCATCGGACGACCCGGCGCTTTCCACCGTCGTACGCATCCGGATCTTGGGCGACGGTTCGGTACTATTCCTGGGAATCCAGACCCCGTCAGGCAACCAGGCCTTTGATGATTCAGTCGTCCATGCGGTCAACGCGACGAAACGAATGCCCTACCCGCCGCCGGCAAGCCTGGCCCACCCGGATTACACAACCACAGTA
- a CDS encoding mechanosensitive ion channel family protein has translation MPETKDIHTAEQILNALIQYCVKYSFQIIGAIVLFVAGWVIAGRLSALVVGVCARKKMDLVLVQFLGGLIKVLTLTIFAVIALDALGINISPFIAAIGACAFGLTLALKGPLSNYGAGVAIIFTRPFTVGNTITTGSHSGIVEDVKLANTVLITCDGERITIPNRQIVGETIVNSYANKIVEGKVGVAYDTDPGKAIEVVTRALENAAGVVQDPKPQVGIDAFGDSALVIGYRYWTPSKGCHIVRYAANLGVYKGLKSAGIEIPFQRQDVYLFEDKKPPQKRSRKV, from the coding sequence ATGCCGGAGACAAAGGACATTCATACAGCCGAACAAATTCTTAACGCGCTGATCCAATATTGCGTCAAATATAGTTTCCAGATAATTGGCGCTATCGTATTGTTTGTTGCGGGTTGGGTGATCGCCGGGCGGCTTTCCGCCCTTGTCGTGGGTGTTTGCGCCCGCAAAAAAATGGATCTGGTGCTTGTCCAGTTCCTGGGCGGTTTGATCAAGGTGCTGACCTTGACGATTTTCGCGGTGATCGCCCTGGACGCCTTGGGAATTAACATTTCGCCGTTTATTGCCGCCATCGGCGCCTGTGCTTTTGGCCTGACCCTGGCCCTCAAAGGGCCGCTTTCCAATTACGGCGCCGGAGTGGCCATTATCTTTACCCGGCCCTTTACCGTTGGGAACACGATCACCACCGGAAGCCATTCCGGCATCGTGGAGGACGTCAAACTGGCCAACACAGTGTTGATTACATGTGATGGGGAACGGATCACGATTCCCAACAGGCAGATTGTAGGCGAGACGATTGTAAACTCGTATGCGAATAAAATCGTCGAGGGAAAGGTGGGGGTGGCGTATGACACCGATCCCGGAAAAGCCATTGAAGTGGTCACGCGGGCGCTGGAAAACGCCGCAGGAGTGGTACAAGACCCGAAGCCGCAGGTGGGCATTGACGCGTTTGGGGATTCGGCCCTTGTCATCGGCTACCGGTATTGGACGCCTTCAAAAGGCTGCCATATTGTGCGTTATGCCGCCAATCTGGGCGTTTACAAAGGGCTGAAATCGGCCGGGATCGAAATCCCGTTCCAACGTCAGGATGTTTATTTGTTCGAGGATAAGAAGCCGCCTCAAAAGAGAAGCAGGAAAGTTTAA
- a CDS encoding biopolymer transporter ExbD, which translates to MKRYSQRWHGGGVLAELNITPLLDLCFVLLIIFMITTPLMEQQMEIKLPKARSNPAYQIDPKSIIQVSVTSNGIITAGKRVMTTRELEIYLTNAVEKNPDSVVALRADANLRYQQLMDVLDVVKRSGARLGLSNTPDKNK; encoded by the coding sequence ATGAAACGTTACTCCCAGCGCTGGCACGGCGGAGGTGTATTGGCGGAACTCAACATCACACCGCTGCTGGATCTTTGCTTTGTCTTGTTGATCATTTTCATGATCACAACTCCCCTCATGGAACAACAGATGGAGATCAAGCTGCCCAAGGCCCGTTCCAATCCGGCATACCAGATCGATCCCAAGTCCATCATCCAGGTCTCCGTCACCAGCAATGGCATCATAACGGCCGGCAAGCGTGTCATGACAACGCGCGAGCTTGAAATTTATCTCACCAATGCCGTGGAAAAAAATCCGGACTCCGTGGTGGCTCTGCGCGCCGACGCCAACCTGCGTTACCAGCAACTGATGGATGTGCTGGACGTTGTGAAGCGGTCCGGCGCGCGCCTCGGCCTCTCCAATACGCCCGACAAAAACAAATGA